In Microcoleus sp. AS-A8, the following are encoded in one genomic region:
- a CDS encoding DUF58 domain-containing protein — translation MIPSQRLYLLLLLGIAIAIVVAIIFDPQTSIFITLLFDTLVLGVAVWDGLGVKPHRVQVTRHPLHRLSIGRDNPVVLSVQSANRGAKIRLRDDYPLEFEVSRSILEATLEPHSSQELTYTVHPDSRGEFQWGEIQLRQLGRWGLAWHDWKIPASQKVAVYPDLVGLRSLSIRLTLENTGTMRQARRLGAGTEFSELREYGIGDDTRLIDWKATARRSRPLIRVLEPEREQTLIILLDRGRLMTAQVQGLKRFDWGLNATLSLALAGLNRGDRVGIGVFDREVTSWIPPERGQHQLSKLIERLTPIQPVLLEPDYVGAVTKLVNQQTRRALVVLITDIVDATASVELLSALGRLTPRYLPFCVALRDPQVDCIAHTPLNQERAEGEKIKRRDTDANRTIAAAYSRAVALDLITQRQVAFAQLKQKGVLVLDAPANQISEQLVDRYLQLKARNLL, via the coding sequence ATGATTCCCTCTCAACGCCTCTATTTACTCTTATTGCTCGGTATTGCGATCGCCATCGTTGTCGCCATCATTTTTGATCCACAGACCAGTATTTTCATTACCCTTCTATTCGATACCTTAGTGTTAGGTGTCGCCGTTTGGGATGGACTAGGGGTAAAACCTCACCGAGTGCAAGTCACACGTCATCCCTTGCATCGGCTTTCCATTGGGCGGGATAATCCCGTTGTTCTTTCCGTGCAATCGGCAAATCGGGGGGCGAAGATTCGTCTGCGAGATGACTATCCCTTGGAATTTGAGGTTTCTCGATCCATATTAGAAGCCACTCTAGAACCGCACAGTTCTCAGGAACTCACCTATACCGTTCACCCCGATAGTCGCGGGGAGTTTCAGTGGGGAGAGATTCAGCTGCGGCAACTGGGGCGGTGGGGTTTGGCATGGCATGATTGGAAGATTCCAGCCAGTCAGAAAGTGGCGGTTTATCCTGATTTAGTCGGGTTGCGATCGCTCTCGATTCGTCTCACCTTGGAAAATACCGGCACCATGCGCCAAGCGCGACGACTGGGTGCAGGTACAGAATTTTCTGAACTGCGAGAATATGGGATTGGGGACGATACCCGCCTGATTGATTGGAAAGCCACCGCCCGTCGTTCGCGCCCACTCATACGAGTCTTGGAACCGGAACGGGAGCAAACCCTGATTATTTTACTCGACCGGGGACGCCTGATGACGGCACAAGTGCAAGGGCTGAAGCGCTTCGACTGGGGTTTAAATGCCACACTATCCCTGGCGTTGGCGGGATTAAATCGAGGCGATCGGGTCGGAATTGGCGTTTTTGATCGCGAAGTCACCTCCTGGATTCCTCCGGAACGGGGTCAACATCAGCTATCGAAGCTGATTGAACGCCTCACCCCGATTCAGCCTGTCTTACTCGAACCCGACTATGTGGGTGCTGTCACTAAATTAGTGAATCAACAAACCCGTCGCGCCTTGGTTGTTCTGATTACAGATATCGTGGATGCCACCGCTTCTGTGGAACTGCTTTCCGCCCTCGGACGCCTTACTCCCCGCTACTTACCGTTTTGTGTGGCACTCCGCGATCCCCAAGTGGATTGCATCGCTCATACTCCCCTGAATCAGGAGAGGGCAGAGGGGGAGAAAATCAAGAGGAGGGATACAGACGCCAACCGGACGATTGCAGCCGCTTATAGTCGTGCTGTGGCTCTCGATTTAATCACCCAACGTCAAGTTGCGTTTGCCCAACTCAAGCAAAAAGGGGTTCTGGTTTTGGATGCACCCGCTAATCAGATTAGTGAACAACTGGTTGACCGCTATCTGCAACTTAAGGCTCGCAATTTGCTTTGA
- a CDS encoding GAF domain-containing protein: protein MSQQNQQPHNDDQLVALGRVLQTLREEENADVLIETTLDYLTREFNYGLIWIGLYDRLEHRLFGKGGVTPNGETLFLRQWFNLNPGDLLEQVVIQQRPVGVPDLRQEIRAGEWRRAAQEFNIQGTLLFPLRCKDRCFGVVLLGSHLWGVSPQPDEKAQLSLLLGGLAAALYQIEVDWQRSSLKRPEQPVFQVLDELMQVSTVVPRLEALIKMTQQFITPTRTNLYWYSPAQRYFWQRVGNRERIPRLGSSRTNAPGLTVAEVHDFYQALAAGQLVTIGAGRSLLKSDITERLLGRLRARSLLAVPIQAQGELLGFLSVEDSEARIWEEAELKYVRAAAQLVALVVGTEELETTLQQTQNNAQFAAEIAQAITRSHDLNTALKECAKLLCARLDADRFLVLQEEERGHFTLVFGTQPLNRRALASPFPAVSPEDRQWLFNNAEAVFIEDLDLDWRLRPWREAFQFVGVRSLLICQTSQSSHYNSLNPAKGSPLLVIADRKPRTWNPTQRSLVSIVAQQLNLLLLLGTYTESAQQSLLAQQTLQVGLSTLFQAPQDPIQLERIGLNYLANLLECPLAALITWIPGSEWATIAATVVADPSFALPPDLTIPIASDRLIQDTLAARHCLCRSVTELTAFTRNWLKSPAIGQLLALPLNAEATPTTGIVLFADQEERQWPTHLLSTLEILTQQFTWLRHYQYSLTQYTQGVEDLQTLNWYKHRCLDMLQQFVGESVSALLELDAPRLPPPSVEELKDSQPLEAGQAHAPGELTGSLSLQPMRRKQVLHQMEQALALLRPVLKDEQWQLTVKPRAIPLANLLKRALRRVEPLYKQYKLGLQVYNSANKSIYGDRLKLECILFELLVTFCFHAQPGSRINLWCSPFSPEFKTTFSPPASRPFQELLIAESGVLDECLQAVISSAPLPPPSLNLKICQQVLQVWGGDLQFYQLAFPVASEKYRYSSRLLIPLAK from the coding sequence ATGAGTCAGCAAAATCAACAGCCCCACAACGACGACCAACTCGTTGCATTGGGTCGAGTCCTTCAGACCTTAAGGGAAGAGGAGAATGCTGACGTTCTCATCGAAACGACCCTGGATTACCTCACCCGCGAGTTTAACTATGGCCTGATTTGGATTGGTCTTTATGACCGTCTCGAACACCGCTTATTTGGCAAAGGCGGCGTCACTCCCAATGGAGAAACCCTGTTTCTCCGGCAATGGTTCAACCTCAATCCTGGCGATCTGCTAGAGCAGGTCGTCATCCAGCAGCGACCCGTGGGCGTTCCGGATCTGCGCCAAGAAATCCGTGCCGGAGAATGGCGTAGAGCCGCTCAAGAGTTTAACATTCAGGGCACGCTACTGTTCCCTTTGCGTTGCAAGGATCGATGTTTTGGGGTGGTGTTGTTGGGATCGCACCTGTGGGGCGTTTCCCCTCAACCCGATGAAAAAGCTCAGTTGTCCTTGCTGTTAGGCGGATTAGCCGCAGCCTTATATCAAATTGAAGTGGACTGGCAACGTTCTTCCCTCAAACGTCCCGAACAGCCTGTCTTTCAAGTCCTCGATGAACTCATGCAAGTGTCTACCGTCGTGCCTCGTCTGGAAGCGTTGATTAAAATGACACAGCAATTTATCACCCCCACACGCACGAATCTCTACTGGTACTCGCCAGCACAACGCTATTTCTGGCAGCGAGTCGGCAACCGAGAACGTATTCCTCGCTTAGGAAGCTCCCGAACAAATGCTCCTGGTTTGACCGTAGCCGAAGTTCACGACTTTTATCAAGCCCTTGCCGCCGGTCAATTAGTAACCATTGGTGCAGGTCGCAGCCTGCTAAAATCTGACATTACCGAGCGTTTACTGGGACGATTACGCGCCCGTTCTCTGTTGGCAGTACCCATTCAAGCACAGGGAGAACTCTTAGGTTTTCTGTCGGTAGAAGACAGCGAAGCTCGGATCTGGGAAGAGGCAGAACTCAAATATGTTCGCGCCGCCGCTCAACTGGTGGCACTCGTGGTGGGAACGGAGGAACTCGAAACCACCCTGCAACAAACTCAAAATAATGCCCAGTTTGCCGCCGAGATTGCCCAAGCCATTACTCGGAGCCATGACTTGAATACGGCGCTCAAGGAGTGCGCGAAGCTGCTGTGTGCCCGCCTCGATGCCGATCGCTTTTTAGTCCTGCAAGAAGAGGAAAGGGGTCACTTTACCTTGGTCTTCGGGACACAACCTTTAAATCGGCGTGCCCTCGCCTCTCCCTTCCCGGCTGTTTCCCCTGAAGATCGACAGTGGTTGTTCAATAACGCTGAAGCCGTATTCATTGAAGATTTGGATTTGGATTGGCGACTGCGTCCCTGGCGGGAAGCCTTTCAGTTTGTGGGTGTGCGCTCACTTCTGATTTGCCAGACATCCCAGTCCAGCCATTACAACTCGCTCAACCCAGCCAAGGGTTCTCCTTTACTGGTAATTGCGGATCGAAAGCCCCGCACTTGGAACCCCACACAGCGCTCTCTGGTGAGCATTGTCGCCCAACAACTGAATCTTTTGCTCCTGCTGGGCACTTACACTGAGAGCGCCCAACAGTCGTTGCTCGCCCAGCAGACGCTGCAAGTCGGATTATCTACTCTCTTCCAAGCCCCCCAAGACCCCATCCAATTAGAGCGCATTGGGTTAAATTATTTAGCGAATCTTTTGGAATGTCCTCTGGCTGCTTTAATCACTTGGATACCGGGCAGCGAATGGGCAACGATTGCCGCAACGGTTGTGGCTGACCCCTCCTTCGCCCTCCCTCCAGATCTGACGATCCCCATCGCGAGCGATCGCTTAATCCAAGACACCTTGGCGGCTCGTCATTGCCTCTGTCGTAGCGTTACTGAACTGACGGCGTTTACCCGCAACTGGCTCAAGAGTCCCGCCATTGGTCAGCTTTTGGCGCTCCCCCTGAACGCTGAGGCCACACCGACTACAGGGATTGTCCTGTTCGCCGATCAGGAGGAACGACAGTGGCCCACGCATCTGCTGAGTACCCTAGAAATTCTCACCCAACAGTTTACCTGGCTTCGCCATTACCAATACAGCCTCACCCAGTACACCCAAGGGGTAGAAGATTTACAAACGCTGAACTGGTACAAGCATCGGTGCTTGGATATGCTTCAGCAGTTTGTGGGTGAGAGTGTGAGTGCCTTGCTGGAACTGGACGCTCCGAGGCTGCCACCGCCCAGTGTAGAAGAACTGAAGGATTCCCAACCCCTGGAGGCGGGTCAAGCTCATGCTCCAGGGGAACTCACGGGGAGTCTATCGTTACAGCCGATGCGGCGAAAACAAGTCCTGCATCAGATGGAACAAGCTCTGGCGTTGCTCAGGCCAGTCCTCAAGGACGAGCAATGGCAACTAACCGTCAAACCGCGTGCCATACCCCTCGCCAATCTCCTGAAGCGAGCGCTCCGTCGTGTGGAACCGTTATATAAGCAGTACAAGCTTGGTCTACAAGTTTATAACTCAGCCAACAAGAGCATTTATGGGGATCGGCTCAAACTGGAGTGTATCTTGTTTGAATTGTTAGTCACCTTCTGCTTTCACGCTCAACCCGGTAGTCGGATTAACCTTTGGTGCAGCCCTTTTAGTCCGGAGTTCAAAACAACATTTAGCCCTCCTGCTTCCCGTCCGTTTCAAGAATTGTTGATTGCTGAAAGTGGGGTATTAGATGAGTGCCTCCAAGCCGTCATATCCTCTGCACCCCTGCCACCCCCTAGCTTGAATCTGAAGATTTGCCAACAGGTTTTACAGGTGTGGGGGGGTGACCTGCAATTTTACCAACTTGCTTTTCCAGTGGCTTCCGAGAAGTACCGCTACTCCAGTCGGTTGCTGATTCCTTTGGCTAAGTGA